In Bacteroidia bacterium, a single genomic region encodes these proteins:
- a CDS encoding type III pantothenate kinase, with protein sequence MLLVVDIGNTNVVMALYNEKMWASSWRIHSDQMKTSDEYLVIIERMLTQKGFKPKDISKGIISSVVPNLTRSFQKVVYELSGVKPITVTHDSGVGINRDSIPSELGNDLLANAVAARAIYPEENVVVLDFGTALTLTAVSNKGDILGVSIVPGLVTAVNSLFLNTAQIPQVQLRVPDKVLGRTSEQSIQSGIMFGYAGLVKELIDKTETEISSSVKVIATGGLSHTMAPLIGRIDRIEPLHTLEGLKIIAEAN encoded by the coding sequence ATGTTACTTGTTGTCGATATTGGTAATACAAACGTAGTTATGGCCCTTTACAATGAAAAAATGTGGGCTTCCAGTTGGCGCATTCATAGTGACCAGATGAAAACAAGTGATGAATACCTTGTAATCATTGAGCGAATGTTAACTCAAAAAGGGTTTAAACCAAAAGATATCTCCAAAGGAATTATTAGCTCAGTAGTTCCAAATCTCACCCGCTCATTTCAAAAAGTAGTTTATGAGCTTAGTGGAGTAAAACCAATCACTGTGACTCACGACAGTGGGGTGGGTATAAATAGAGATAGTATACCAAGTGAGTTGGGAAACGATTTGTTGGCTAACGCTGTTGCAGCTAGGGCAATTTACCCAGAAGAAAACGTTGTTGTATTGGATTTTGGAACAGCCCTTACTTTAACAGCAGTGAGTAACAAAGGAGATATCTTAGGAGTCTCAATTGTTCCAGGTTTGGTTACTGCAGTAAACTCACTCTTTTTAAATACAGCTCAAATACCTCAAGTACAATTAAGAGTTCCCGATAAAGTTTTAGGTAGAACCAGTGAACAATCGATTCAAAGTGGAATTATGTTTGGTTATGCTGGTTTAGTTAAAGAGCTAATTGATAAAACAGAAACAGAGATCTCTAGTAGTGTGAAGGTGATAGCAACAGGGGGCCTTTCTCACACTATGGCCCCCCTAATTGGCCGAATTGATCGCATTGAACCTTTACACACCTTAGAGGGGTTAAAGATCATAGCTGAAGCTAATTAA